A region of Eschrichtius robustus isolate mEscRob2 chromosome 19, mEscRob2.pri, whole genome shotgun sequence DNA encodes the following proteins:
- the NCCRP1 gene encoding LOW QUALITY PROTEIN: F-box only protein 50 (The sequence of the model RefSeq protein was modified relative to this genomic sequence to represent the inferred CDS: deleted 1 base in 1 codon) → MEEVREGPALGGGMEEPASPQEPPSPAAPETPGLPAPEQPTEAYAQQLLLQEWAPPGGSLELPPRLTWKLLFLQRPLYRNLLRSPNPEGINIYEPAPPTGPTQQPLETLGNFRGWDIKTEKLQQGLSWTVKQQGVDLLAEGLWEELLDVERPHITVMDWYEDSRLDVCVYELHVWLLAADRRTVIAQHHVAPRTSGRGPPGHWVQVSHVFRQYGPGVRFVRFLHKTKNRMERGGLLRTRVTNSSVSVQFRE, encoded by the exons ATGGAGGAGGTGCGGGAAGGACCGGCGCTCGGTGGCGGGATGGAGGAACCCGCGAGCCCCCAGGAGCCGCCGTCGCCCGCGGCTCCCGAGACCCCCGGGCTCCCCGCGCCTGAGCAGCCGACCGAGGCCTACGCACAGCAGCTGCTGCTACAGGAGTGGGCGCCGCCGGGCGGGAGCCTGGAGCTGCCCCCGCGCCTCACCTGGAAGCTGCTCTTCCTGCAGCGGCCGCTCTACCGCAACCTGCTCCGCTCTCCCAACCCCGAAG GCATCAACATTTATGAGCCAGCGCCCCCTACTGGTCCCACGCAGCAACCCCTGGAGACTCTGG GCAATTTCCGCGGCTGGGACATTAAGACGGAGAAGCtccagcagggcctcag CTGGACCGTGAAGCAGCAGGGTGTGGACCTTCTGGCGGAGGGCTTGTGGGAGGAGCTGCTTGATGTTGAGCGGCCACACATCACGGTCATGGACTG gtatGAGGACAGCCGACTggacgtgtgtgtgtatgagctGCACGTCTGGCTGCTGGCAGCTGACCGCCGCACAGTCATCGCCCAGCACCACGTGGCC CCCCGGACCTCTGGGAGAGGCCCCCCCGGCCACTGGGTCCAG GTGTCCCACGTATTCCGCCAGTACGGTCCTGGCGTCCGCTTTGTCCGCTTCCTGCACAAGACCAAGAACCGGATGGAGCGCGGTGGGCTGCTGCGGACGAGGGTGACCAACTCCTCCGTGTCTGTGCAGTTCAGGGAGTGA
- the SYCN gene encoding syncollin — translation MFPLCSLLLGLALAAVPGVRGACPQPADLKNANGTRTCAKLYDKSDPYYERCCGGAELSVQPGTDLPYLPSGWRNVISSLVVGQRCELVVWSSRGKSGKTRKFSSGTYPRLEEYRRGIFGDWSNSISSLYCRCPPAGPRP, via the coding sequence ATGTTCCCTCTGTGCTCACTGCTGTTGGGCTTGGCCCTGGCGGCCGTCCCCGGCGTCCGAGGCGCCTGCCCGCAGCCCGCCGACCTCAAGAACGCCAACGGGACGCGCACGTGCGCCAAGCTCTACGACAAGAGCGACCCCTACTACGAGCGCTGCTGCGGCGGCGCCGAGCTGTCGGTGCAGCCGGGCACCGACCTGCCCTACCTGCCCTCTGGCTGGAGGAACGTCATCTCGTCCCTCGTGGTGGGCCAGCGCTGCGAGCTCGTCGTGTGGTCCTCTCGCGGCAAGTCCGGCAAGACGCGCAAATTCTCGTCCGGCACCTACCCGCGCCTGGAAGAGTACCGCCGCGGCATCTTCGGGGACTGGTCCAACTCCATCTCCTCGCTCTACTGCAGGTGCCCGCCCGCTGGCCCGCGCCCGTAG
- the LOC137753078 gene encoding interferon lambda-3-like, translating to MAPGCTLVLMLMTVAPSRTGAVPVPSPLGALPGARGCHMAQFKSLSPQELQAFKRAKDAFEESLLQKDWNCSSRLFPRTRDLRQLQVWERPVALEAELALTLNVLEATANSSLDHILDQPLHTLHHIHSKLQACVPAQPTAGPRPRGRLHHWLHRLQDAPKKESRDCLEASVMFNLFRLLTRDLKCVASGDQCV from the exons ATGGCCCCGGGCTGCACGCTGGTGCTGATGCTGATGACCGTGGCGCCGAGCAGGACAGGAGCAGTTCCTGTGCCCTCGCCCCTCGGGGCCCTCCCAGGTGCACGGGGCTGCCACATGGCCCAGTTCAAGTCTCTGTCCCCACAAGAGCTGCAGGCCTTCAAGAGGGCCAAGGACGCCTTT GAAGAGTCGCTCTTGCAGAAGGACTGGAACTGCAGCTCCCGCCTCTTCCCCAGGACCCGGGACCTGAGGCAGCTGCAG GTGTGGGAGCGCCCCGTGGCCTTGgaggctgagctggccctgaCACTGAATGTCCTGGAGGCCACGGCTAACTCATCCCTGGACCACATCCTGGACCAGCCCCTTCACACGCTGCACCACATCCACTCCAAGCTCCAGGCCTGT GTCCCAGCTCAGCCCACAGCAGGCCCCAGGCCCCGGGGCCGCCTCCACCACTGGCTGCACCGGCTCCAGGACGCCCCGAAGAAG gaGTCCCGGGACTGCCTCGAAGCCTCTGTCATGTTCAACCTCTTCCGCCTCCTCACCCGGGACCTGAAATGTGTTGCCAGTGGAGACCAGTGTGTCTGA
- the LOC137752422 gene encoding interferon lambda-4-like — protein MGPSGAAAVAVGLWVLVTVGVAADPEVVEPPRRLLSHYRSLDPRALLAIKALRDRYEEETLSWRPRNCSFRRRRDPPRPSSRALLRQVARGLADAQDVLSSLPSPELFPGVGPTLELLAAAGRDVAACIRALVCGWEGEGRSHLGGEARFPAACTDLPFSLQLELVRPGSRRKSLRRPGRRPQTRTAGSPRCHEATVIFNLLRLLAWDLRLAAHSGPCL, from the exons ATGGGGCCGAGTGGCGCAGCCGCGGTGGCCGTGGGGCTGTGGGTCTTGGTGACGGTGGGCGTGGCGGCGGACCCCGAAGTGGTGGAGCCTCCGCGCCGCCTCCTCTCACACTACCGCTCCCTGGACCCCCGGGCGCTGCTGGCCATCAAGGCACTGAGGGACCGCTAT GAGGAAGAGACGCTGAGCTGGAGGCCGCGCAACTGCTCGTTCCGCCGGAGGAGGGACCCTCCGCGGCCTTCC TCCCGTGCGCTGCTCCGCCAGGTGGCCCGCGGCCTCGCCGACGCCCAAGACGTGCTGAGCAGCCTGCCGAGCCCCGAGCTGTTCCCCGGCGTCGGCCCGACCCTGGAGCTGCTGGCGGCCGCGGGGCGGGACGTGGCGGCCTGC ATCCGGGCTTTGGTCTGCGGCTGGGAGGGTGAGGGGCGGAGTCACCTGGGAGGGGAGGCTCGGTTCCCCGCCGCCTGCACTGACCTCCCGTTCTCCCTCCAGCTCGAGCTGGTCCGGCCAGGCTCCCGGAGGAAGTCCCTGCGGCGGCCCGGGAGGCGTCCCCAGACTCGCACAGCT GGCTCGCCTCGGTGCCACGAAGCCACCGTCATCTTCAACCTCCTGCGCCTGCTCGCGTGGGACCTGCGGCTGGCGGCGCACTCGGGTCCTTGTCTGTGA